The proteins below come from a single Miscanthus floridulus cultivar M001 chromosome 1, ASM1932011v1, whole genome shotgun sequence genomic window:
- the LOC136463630 gene encoding F-box protein At5g07610-like gives MEAAVTGSASTAAGGGVGLTDDLVVDILSRVLVKSICRFKCVSPSWRNLVSHPDNRKKLPHTVTGFFYFDEFDSCSFVSLAEPPPPPPCDFLPANTCGGVVDCCNGLVLLNNSRGGSGSEPRASYVVCNPATEKWTTVPGSTRAGKIILCFDPAVSVHFHVVQLLDREVDFDDDWYNQEHACR, from the coding sequence ATGGAGGCGGCCGTCACTGGCTCCGCCTCCACCGCAGCCGGCGGCGGTGTTGGCCTCACCGACGACCTCGTTGTCGACATCCTCTCGCGCGTCCTTGTCAAGTCGATCTGCCGCTTCAAGTGCGTCTCCCCGTCGTGGCGCAACCTCGTCTCCCACCCCGACAACCGCAAGAAGCTGCCCCACACCGTCACGGGCTTCTTCTACTTCGACGAGTTCGATTCATGCAGCTTCGTCAgcctcgccgagccgccgccgccgccgccatgcgaTTTCCTGCCCGCGAACACATGCGGTGGGGTGGTGGACTGCTGCAACGGACTCGTCCTCTTGAACAACTCCcgcggcggctccggctccgAGCCCCGCGCATCGTATGTCGTCTGCAACCCTGCTACCGAGAAGTGGACTACCGTGCCGGGATCAACCCGTGCCGGCAAGATCATCCTGTGCTTCGACCCGGCCGTCTCCGTGCACTTCCATGTCGTTCAGTTGCTGGACCGGGAGGTCGACTTTGACGACGACTGGTATAATCAGGAACATGCATGTCGTTGA